In Caretta caretta isolate rCarCar2 chromosome 18, rCarCar1.hap1, whole genome shotgun sequence, a single genomic region encodes these proteins:
- the LOC125624489 gene encoding espin-like protein, which produces MTEEDIIRIEKQIESLQVMHKVQKVETELEQLEHEMQQLLPLSAALAKEHFTANPKRMQGQADDLPAWCSKISTLLKSMAILLAMLGGKAVNLADMVSPDTSEHTRQAASTSPKAAPLKEGSANIGRSQSFSCTREEVEKEIVQYGVSVKNLKANYELHTQCQLLEAVSSRVYKRKRSLPVGTMPYSYGREPILEEDYITSSDLFSALSEDAAADGIEPPRTLEQAPLPYCEAGPRPSRDTETQSAATEPFGEALFSADHLTRSLPVQTELSCVQDYIDMRKERIVYLFLEHWKKWTFTESVSHARPKRKMGLAETLDSEVSAPLPMATGKKPSEDDRLLYFMKQRQVVGKLIAHWRTIISQVPTRQIRRLSRASMLYWPEHFLPRVCGSPAAYGSLTLDLFMLGYFQLLEMSMSREERKFRHLLCYEMFDRLGSHSWELIRQFHKVVMEEIEAGKRDWLDGFEDLKQEFFGDSLEPEPAAAAEPELPAGTQPPLLLHQESSQSLVSDAPQPAPAPDELGLAPAPKSRESSIQLVSELGEFSNEDICRYIDRSFSFWKEKEAEMFDI; this is translated from the coding sequence ATGACTGAGGAGGACATAATCCGCATTGAGAAGCAAATCGAGAGCCTCCAAGTGATGCACAAAGTTCAGAAGGTGGAGACGGAGCTGGAACAGCTGGAACACGAAATGCAGCAGCTCCTACCACTCTCTGCTGCCTTGGCAAAGGAGCATTTCACGGCAAACCCCAAGCGCATGCAAGGCCAAGCCGATGACCTCCCGGCCTGGTGCAGCAAAATCTCCACTCTCCTAAAGAGCATGGCCATTCTCCTGGCTATGCTTGGGGGCAAGGCAGTCAACCTGGCAGATATGGTGAGCCCCGACACATCCGAGCACACGAGACAGGCCGCGAGCACCTCGCCCAAGGCAGCACCGCTAAAAGAGGGCTCTGCTAACATCGGGAGATCGCAGTCCTTCAGCTGCACtcgggaggaggtggagaaggagatTGTGCAATATGGTGTGTCGGTGAAGAACCTGAAGGCCAACTATGAGTTGCACACGCAGTGCCAGCTGCTGGAGGCTGTGTCCAGCAGGGTGTACAAGCGGAAGAGGTCCCTGCCTGTGGGAACCATGCCATACAGCTACGGCCGAGAGCCCATCCTGGAGGAGGATTATATAACGAGCAGCGATCTGTTCAGTGCACTAAGCGAAGATGCTGCAGCGGATGGCATAGAGCCACCCAGGACGCTAGAGCAGGCTCCCTTGCCCTACTGCGAAGCTGGGCCCCGGCCCTCCAGAGACACAGAGACACAGAGTGCAGCCACGGAGCCTTTCGGGGAGGCCCTATTTAGtgccgaccacctgaccagaagCCTCCCCGTGCAGACGGAGCTGAGCTGCGTGCAGGATTATATTGACATGCGGAAGGAGCGGATCGTCTACCTCTTCCTGGAGCACTGGAAGAAGTGGACGTTCACCGAGTCGGTTAGCCACGCTCGCCCCAAGAGGAAAATGGGGCTCGCCGAAACGCTCGACTCAGAGGTCAGCGCCCCGCTCCCCATGGCGACCGGGAAGAAACCCAGCGAGGATGACCGGCTCTTGTACTTCATGAAGCAAAGGCAGGTGGTGGGGAAGCTGATCGCCCACTGGAGAACCATCATCAGCCAGGTCCCGACGCGGCAGATCCGCCGCCTGAGCCGTGCTAGCATGTTGTACTGGCCCGAGCACTTCCTGCCGCGCGTCTGTGGCTCCCCAGCAGCATACGGCAGCCTGACGCTGGACCTCTTCATGCTGGGCTACTTCCAGCTCCTGGAGATGAGCATGAGCCGCGAGGAGAGGAAGTTCCGGCACCTTCTGTGCTACGAGATGTTTGACCGGctgggcagccacagctgggagctCATCCGCCAGTTCCACAAGGTGGTGATGGAGGAGATCGAGGCCGGGAAGCGGGACTGGCTGGATGGCTTCGAAGATCTCAAACAGGAGTTCTTTGGGGACAGCCTGGAGCCGGAGCCAGCGGCCGCAGCGGAACCAGAGCTCCCAGCAGGAACCCAGCCTCCACTGCTGCTCCATCAGGAATCCTCCCAGAGCTTAGTCAGTGATGCCCCACAGCCCGCTCCAGCGCCCGATGAACTGGGCCTtgcccctgcccctaagagcAGGGAGAGCTCCATCCAGCTAGTCTCCGAGCTAGGGGAGTTCAGCAACGAGGACATTTGTCGCTACATAGACCGTAGCTTCTCCTTCTGGAAAGAGAAGGAGGCGGAGATGTTTGATATCTGA
- the TNFRSF25 gene encoding tumor necrosis factor receptor superfamily member 25 isoform X2, with product MESWALKAAGGFLAALLLTGSGFPLLGTPKPRAAGAASEPRRARSPADSAVGLHHHQRHKRHVARNNCAADQLWYPTDKLCCQKCPAGTFMRAPCTSRGYDTACESCPHGTYLSFQNLERKCRKCSECHAQASQVVLKNCTETSDIECGCGAGHFRQCTDPTCRDFTCQECRRCKGRVTLQNCSEEDAQCGDCQPGFYLEGSECRACATQSPEKCGEACGRPCGGSSQGFGLEYVLLGLMGPLFLGALVIYRKRKMLSEAAAVKDSRLQQVSACPSGTAEKPLESQGLLHLQITEPSQMNGNACPVRPLGSQDTWESPAKPQDTARPLPGVLPQGSKLYDIINTVPVRRWKEFMRVLELHDGEIEVVELEFTHVRDQQYEMLKRWYQQKNATLESIFSALERMELAGCAEELRQRLQRCP from the exons GGCTTTctggctgcactgctgctgacggGCAGTGGGTTCCCGTTGTTGGGCACCCCGAAGCCACGGGCGGCCGGGGCTGCCAGCGAGCCCAGGAGGGCGAGGAGCCCGGCTGACTCTGCAGTGGGGCTGCACCATCACCAGCGGCACAAGAGACACGTGGCTAGAAACAACTGTGCGGCTGACCAGCTCTGGTACCCGACAGACAAGCTCTGCTGCCAGAAGTGCCCGGCAG GAACGTTTATGAGGGCTCCCTGCACGAGCCGTGGCTATGACACGGCCTGCGAGAGCTGCCCGCACGGCACCTACCTCTCCTTCCAGAACCTGGAGCGGAAATGTCGAAAGTGCTCCGAGTGCCACGCGCAAG CTTCCCAGGTCGTGCTGAAGAACTGCACTGAGACCAGCGACATCGAGTGCGGCTGTGGGGCCGGCCACTTCCGGCAGTGCACGGACCCTACCTGCAGAGACTTCACCTGCCAGGAATGCCGCAGGTGCAAGGGCAGGGTCACCCTGCAGAACT GTTCAGAGGAGGATGCCCAGTGTGGGGACTGCCAGCCTGGCTTCTACCTGGAGGGCAGCGAGTGCCGAGCATGTGCCAC ccagagccccgagAAGTGCGGCGAAGCGTGTGGCAGGCCATGTGGTGGCAGCAGCCAAG GCTTCGGGCTGGAGTACGTCCTGCTGGGCCTCATGGGGCCCCTCTTCCTGGGAGCGCTCGTCATCTACCGCAAGAGGAAGATGCTCA GTGAGGCCGCAGCAGTTAAAGACTCGAGGCTGCAACAG GTCTCAGCGTGTCCGTCTGGCACCGCAGAAAAGCCCCTGGAGTCGCAGGGTTTGCTCCACCTTCAGATCACGGAGCCATCGCAAATGAACGGCAACGCCTGTCCAGTCAGGCCCCTCggcagccaggacacctgggagTCACCCGCCAAGCCCCAGGACACAGCAA GGCCCCTCCCTGGCGTTCTCCCGCAGGGCAGCAAGCTGTACGACATCATCAACACAGTGCCCGTGCGGCGCTGGAAGGAGTTCATGCGGGTGCTGGAGCTGCACGACGGCGAGATCGAGGTGGTGGAGCTGGAGTTCACCCACGTCCGGGACCAGCAGTACGAGATGCTGAAGAGGTGGTACCAGCAGAAGAACGCCACGCTGGAGTCCATCTTCTCGGCCCTGGAGCGCATGGAGCTGGCCGGCTGCGCTGAGGAGCTGAGGCAGCGGCTGCAGAGGTGCCCGTGA
- the TNFRSF25 gene encoding tumor necrosis factor receptor superfamily member 25 isoform X1: MESWALKAAGGFLAALLLTGSGFPLLGTPKPRAAGAASEPRRARSPADSAVGLHHHQRHKRHVARNNCAADQLWYPTDKLCCQKCPAGTFMRAPCTSRGYDTACESCPHGTYLSFQNLERKCRKCSECHAQASQVVLKNCTETSDIECGCGAGHFRQCTDPTCRDFTCQECRRCKGRVTLQNCSEEDAQCGDCQPGFYLEGSECRACATQSPEKCGEACGRPCGGSSQGFGLEYVLLGLMGPLFLGALVIYRKRKMLSKDSPAAGEAAAVKDSRLQQVSACPSGTAEKPLESQGLLHLQITEPSQMNGNACPVRPLGSQDTWESPAKPQDTARPLPGVLPQGSKLYDIINTVPVRRWKEFMRVLELHDGEIEVVELEFTHVRDQQYEMLKRWYQQKNATLESIFSALERMELAGCAEELRQRLQRCP; this comes from the exons GGCTTTctggctgcactgctgctgacggGCAGTGGGTTCCCGTTGTTGGGCACCCCGAAGCCACGGGCGGCCGGGGCTGCCAGCGAGCCCAGGAGGGCGAGGAGCCCGGCTGACTCTGCAGTGGGGCTGCACCATCACCAGCGGCACAAGAGACACGTGGCTAGAAACAACTGTGCGGCTGACCAGCTCTGGTACCCGACAGACAAGCTCTGCTGCCAGAAGTGCCCGGCAG GAACGTTTATGAGGGCTCCCTGCACGAGCCGTGGCTATGACACGGCCTGCGAGAGCTGCCCGCACGGCACCTACCTCTCCTTCCAGAACCTGGAGCGGAAATGTCGAAAGTGCTCCGAGTGCCACGCGCAAG CTTCCCAGGTCGTGCTGAAGAACTGCACTGAGACCAGCGACATCGAGTGCGGCTGTGGGGCCGGCCACTTCCGGCAGTGCACGGACCCTACCTGCAGAGACTTCACCTGCCAGGAATGCCGCAGGTGCAAGGGCAGGGTCACCCTGCAGAACT GTTCAGAGGAGGATGCCCAGTGTGGGGACTGCCAGCCTGGCTTCTACCTGGAGGGCAGCGAGTGCCGAGCATGTGCCAC ccagagccccgagAAGTGCGGCGAAGCGTGTGGCAGGCCATGTGGTGGCAGCAGCCAAG GCTTCGGGCTGGAGTACGTCCTGCTGGGCCTCATGGGGCCCCTCTTCCTGGGAGCGCTCGTCATCTACCGCAAGAGGAAGATGCTCAGTAAGGATTCCCCAGCAGCTG GTGAGGCCGCAGCAGTTAAAGACTCGAGGCTGCAACAG GTCTCAGCGTGTCCGTCTGGCACCGCAGAAAAGCCCCTGGAGTCGCAGGGTTTGCTCCACCTTCAGATCACGGAGCCATCGCAAATGAACGGCAACGCCTGTCCAGTCAGGCCCCTCggcagccaggacacctgggagTCACCCGCCAAGCCCCAGGACACAGCAA GGCCCCTCCCTGGCGTTCTCCCGCAGGGCAGCAAGCTGTACGACATCATCAACACAGTGCCCGTGCGGCGCTGGAAGGAGTTCATGCGGGTGCTGGAGCTGCACGACGGCGAGATCGAGGTGGTGGAGCTGGAGTTCACCCACGTCCGGGACCAGCAGTACGAGATGCTGAAGAGGTGGTACCAGCAGAAGAACGCCACGCTGGAGTCCATCTTCTCGGCCCTGGAGCGCATGGAGCTGGCCGGCTGCGCTGAGGAGCTGAGGCAGCGGCTGCAGAGGTGCCCGTGA
- the TNFRSF25 gene encoding tumor necrosis factor receptor superfamily member 25 isoform X3: protein MESWALKAAGGFLAALLLTGSGFPLLGTPKPRAAGAASEPRRARSPADSAVGLHHHQRHKRHVARNNCAADQLWYPTDKLCCQKCPAASQVVLKNCTETSDIECGCGAGHFRQCTDPTCRDFTCQECRRCKGRVTLQNCSEEDAQCGDCQPGFYLEGSECRACATQSPEKCGEACGRPCGGSSQGFGLEYVLLGLMGPLFLGALVIYRKRKMLSKDSPAAGEAAAVKDSRLQQVSACPSGTAEKPLESQGLLHLQITEPSQMNGNACPVRPLGSQDTWESPAKPQDTARPLPGVLPQGSKLYDIINTVPVRRWKEFMRVLELHDGEIEVVELEFTHVRDQQYEMLKRWYQQKNATLESIFSALERMELAGCAEELRQRLQRCP from the exons GGCTTTctggctgcactgctgctgacggGCAGTGGGTTCCCGTTGTTGGGCACCCCGAAGCCACGGGCGGCCGGGGCTGCCAGCGAGCCCAGGAGGGCGAGGAGCCCGGCTGACTCTGCAGTGGGGCTGCACCATCACCAGCGGCACAAGAGACACGTGGCTAGAAACAACTGTGCGGCTGACCAGCTCTGGTACCCGACAGACAAGCTCTGCTGCCAGAAGTGCCCGGCAG CTTCCCAGGTCGTGCTGAAGAACTGCACTGAGACCAGCGACATCGAGTGCGGCTGTGGGGCCGGCCACTTCCGGCAGTGCACGGACCCTACCTGCAGAGACTTCACCTGCCAGGAATGCCGCAGGTGCAAGGGCAGGGTCACCCTGCAGAACT GTTCAGAGGAGGATGCCCAGTGTGGGGACTGCCAGCCTGGCTTCTACCTGGAGGGCAGCGAGTGCCGAGCATGTGCCAC ccagagccccgagAAGTGCGGCGAAGCGTGTGGCAGGCCATGTGGTGGCAGCAGCCAAG GCTTCGGGCTGGAGTACGTCCTGCTGGGCCTCATGGGGCCCCTCTTCCTGGGAGCGCTCGTCATCTACCGCAAGAGGAAGATGCTCAGTAAGGATTCCCCAGCAGCTG GTGAGGCCGCAGCAGTTAAAGACTCGAGGCTGCAACAG GTCTCAGCGTGTCCGTCTGGCACCGCAGAAAAGCCCCTGGAGTCGCAGGGTTTGCTCCACCTTCAGATCACGGAGCCATCGCAAATGAACGGCAACGCCTGTCCAGTCAGGCCCCTCggcagccaggacacctgggagTCACCCGCCAAGCCCCAGGACACAGCAA GGCCCCTCCCTGGCGTTCTCCCGCAGGGCAGCAAGCTGTACGACATCATCAACACAGTGCCCGTGCGGCGCTGGAAGGAGTTCATGCGGGTGCTGGAGCTGCACGACGGCGAGATCGAGGTGGTGGAGCTGGAGTTCACCCACGTCCGGGACCAGCAGTACGAGATGCTGAAGAGGTGGTACCAGCAGAAGAACGCCACGCTGGAGTCCATCTTCTCGGCCCTGGAGCGCATGGAGCTGGCCGGCTGCGCTGAGGAGCTGAGGCAGCGGCTGCAGAGGTGCCCGTGA